GTCCCGGCCCGTGGCACGTCCGCCCCGGCGACGGCATCCTGGCCGGCTCCGGCCGACCGGATCCGCTCGCCGACGGCGAGGCCGTCCGGATCGCCACCGGCGCCCGGATCCCCGCCGACACCACCGCGGTCGTCCGCAGCGAGCACTGCACCGAGGCGGGCGGGCAGCTCTTCGCCGACCGGCCCGTCGGCACCGGCCAGGACATCCGCCCGCGCGGCCAGGAATGCCGCTCGGGGGACCTGCTGCTGCCCGCCGGCTCGCTGGTCACCCCCGCCGTGCTCGGCCTCGCCGCGGCCGCGGGGTACGACCGGGTGACCACCCGGCCCCGCCCCCGCGTGGAGATCCTGGTGCTCGGCGACGAACTCCTCACCGAGGGCCGCCCACACGACGGGCTGATCCGCGACGCCCTCAGCCCCATGCTGGGGCCGTGGCTCACCCGTCTGGGCGCCGAGGTCACCGGCACCCGGACGCTCGGCGACGACCCCGACGGGGCCGCGGCCCTGCTGGAGGCCGTCACCACGTCCACCGCCGATGTCGTGGTCACCACCGGCGGCACCGCCTCCGGCCCCGTCGACCACGTCCACCCCGTCCTGGAGAAGGCCGGCGCCCGGCTGCTCGTCGACGGAGTGGCGGTCCGTCCGGGCCACCCGATGCTGCTCGCGCGGATCGGCGACCGGGCGGACGGGCGCCACGTGGTCGGGCTTCCGGGCAACCCCCTCGCCGCCGTCTCCGGGCTGCTGACCCTCGCCGAGCCGCTGCTGCGCGCCCTGGCGGGCCGCCGCCCGCGCCCGCGCTACACGGCGCCGGTGCACGGCGACGTCCCGGGCCACCCGCACGACACCCGGCTGGTCCCCGTCCGGCTCGACGACGAGCACGCCGTGCCCCTGCGCTACCACGGCCCCGCGATGCTGCGCGGCGTGGCGGCCGCGGACGCGCTGGCCGTCGTACCGCCCAGGGGCGCCCGATCGGGCCAGGAGCTGGAAGTCCTCGACCTGCCGTGGGCTTCGGGAGGATGTTTCACGTGAAACTGCCCGGACATGACGCCATGGCCCGCGGGGCGGACGAAAAGCTCGTCTCCCGCCGCATCAAGCTGCCCAAGCGCATCGTCGAGCATCCGCTGCGGCAGGTAGCCAAGCGCCTGTTGATGGCCCTGTTCGTCCTCTTCCTCACGGTCTTCATCGTGTGGCTGGACCGCGACGGCTACCACGACAACGCCAACGAGACGGTCGATCTCCTCGACTGCTTCTACTACGCCACGGTGACGCTGTCCACGACCGGCTACGGCGACATCGTGCCCTACAGCGACAGCGCACGGCTGATCAACATCCTGCTGATCACGCCGCTGCGCGTGCTGTTCCTGATCATCCTCGTCGGTACCACCCTCGAAGTCCTGACGGAGCGCACGAGGGAAGAGTGGCGGCTGAAGCGCTGGAGGAAGAACTTGCGCGAGCACACGGTCGTCGTCGGCTTCGGCACGAAGGGCCGCTCGGCCCTTCTGACCCTGCTGGCCACCGGCCTCTCACGGGAACAGGTGGTCGTCGTCGACCCCAGCGCCAAGGTCATCGACATGGCCAACGCCGAGGGGTTCACGGGTGTGGTGGGCGACGCCACCCGCTCGGACGTCCTGCTCCGCGCCGAGCTCCAGAAGGCCCGTCAGGTCGTCATCGCCACCCAGCGCGACGACACCGCGGTCCTGGTCACGCTGACCGCCCGGCAGCTCAACCGCGGAGCGAAGATCGTCGCCGCGGTGCGCGAGGAGGAGAACGCCCCCCTGCTGCGCCAGTCCGGGGCCGACGCGGTCATCACGAGCGCGAGCGCCGCCGGCCGGCTGCTGGGCCTGTCGGTGCTCAGCCCCAGCGCGGGCACCGTGATGGAGGACCTGATCCAGCAGGGCAGCGGCCTGGACCTCATCGAACGGCCCGTCCGCAAGGCCGAGGTCGGCAAGTCGGTGCGCGACACCGACGACCTGGTCGTGAACGTCCTCCGCGGCCATCGGCTGCTCCCGTACGACGACCCGCACGCCAGCCCCCTCCAGCTGACGGACCGTCTCATCACCATCGTGCGGGCGGTTCCGTCCACCGCCGCGAGGACGATACTGGGTCCTGCCGAGTAGCCGCGCCGTGGCGTAGCCTCCGGGCCATGCATGCGATCACCATCGAGCAGCCCGGCGGCCCCGAAGCCCTCGTCTGGGCCGACGTTCCCGATCCGGTACCGGGCGAGGGCGAGGTCCTCGTCGAGGTCGCGGCAAGCGCCGTGAACCGCGCCGACGTCCTCCAGCGGCAGGGCTTCTACGATCCGCCGCCGGGCGCCTCGCGCCTTCCGGGGCTGGAGTGCTCCGGGCGGATCGCCGCCGTCGGGGCGGGGGTCTCGGGCTGGGCGGTGGGCGACGAGGTCTGCGCCCTGCTGGCCGGCGGCGGCTACGCGCAGCGGGTAGCGGTGCCGGCCGGGCAGCTGCTGCCGGTCCCTCCGGGGGTGGACCTGGTGACGGCCGCGGCGCTGCCCGAGGTCGTCACGACGGTGTGGTCCAACGTGTTCATGGTGGCCGGGCTGCGCCCCGGCGAAACCCTGCTGGTGCACGGCGGGGCCAGCGGCATCGGGACGATGGCGATCCAGCTGGGCAAGGCGGTGGGCGCGACGGTCGCCGTCACGGCCGGCGGCCCGGACAAGCTGGCCCGCTGCAAGGAGTTGGGCGCGGACGTCCTCGTCGACTACCGCGAGCAGGACTTCGTCGCCGCGGTACGGGACGCTACGGGTGGGGCCGGGGCGGACGTGATCCTGGACATCATGGGCGCCAAGTACCTTTCGCGGAACGTGGACGCCCTCGCCGTGAACGGCCGGCTCGCGGTGATCGGGCTCCAGGGCGGGGTGAAGGGCGAGCTGAACCTGGGCGCGCTGCTGGCGAAGCGGGCGGCGATCACGGCCACGTCGCTGCGGGCGCGGCCGCTGGAGGAGAAGGCGGCGATCGTGGCCGCCGTGCGCGAGCACGTGTGGCCGCTCGTGGCCGCCGGCCGGGTGCGGCCGGTGGTCCACGCGGCGTTCCCGATGCGGGACGCCGCCGAGGCCCACCGGGTCATGGAGGCGGGCACGCACGTGGGCAAACTGCTGCTCACGGTGTGAGCGCGAGCGGCGGGCGGCACCGCTGCGGGCCCCGGGGCACTTGGCCCCGGGGCCGCCACGGCTACAGCGTGCGCAGCAGTACCGCCGGGGACTCCACGCAGTCCGCGACGTAGCGGAGGAAGCCGCCCGCCGTGCCGCCGTCGCAGACCCGGTGGTCGAAGGTCAGCGACAGCTGGACGACCTTGCGCACCGCCAGCTGCCCCTCGTGGACCCACGGCTTGTCGATGATCCGGCCGACGCCGAGCATCGCCGCTTCCGGGTGGTTGATGATCGGCGTGGAGCCGTCGACCCCGAAGACCCCGTAGTTGTTCAGGGTGAAAGTGCCGCCCGTCAGGTCCGCCGGGGCCAGCTTGCCCGCGCGGGCGAGCTCGGTCAGCCGTGCGAACTCCGCCGACAGCGACTCCGGATTGCGGCCCTGGGCGTCCCGGACGACCGGGACCACCAGACCCCGCTCGGTCTGCGCGGCGAAGCCGAGGTGCACCGAGGGGAGCCGGACGATCTCCTTGGCCGCCAGGTCCACGGTGGAGTTCAGCTCCGGGTACTTGGCCAGCGCGGCCGTGCAGATCCGGGCCAGCAGCGCGAGGACCGAGATCTTGGGGCCATCCACGGCGTTCATCGCGGCCCGGGCCGCCATCAGCTCGGTGGCGTCCGCGTCGACCCAGCAGGTGGCGTCCGGGATCTCGCGGCGGCTGCGCGACAGCTTCTCGGCGACCGCGCCGCGCAGCCCCTTGAGCGGGATCCGCTCACCCTGCGCCGCCACCGCGACCGCCGCGGGGGCGGGAGCGGCGGCCGGGGCGGGCTCGCGCAGTGCGGCCAGGGCCGCCTCGACGTCGGCGCGCAGGATCAGGCCCTCCGGGCCCGAGCCGTGCAGCGCGCGCAGGTCCACCCCGTGGTCCTTGGCGAGCTTGCGCACCAGCGGCGAGATGACGGGCACCGGCCCGGCGTGAACGGCCGGAGCGGCAGGAACGACCGGAGCGGCCGGAGCGGCAGCGGCGGCCGGAGCCGCCGCTGCGGGCGCGGGGGCCGCGACCGGCGCCGACACCGCGGCGGTGACGGGTCGCACCCGTCGCCGGCGCGCCGGGCGCGAGTGGTCCGAGCCGTAGCCGATCAGCGGCCGGGGAGCCTCGCCGGAGCCTTCGGACTCGGCGGCCTCGGCCGCCTCCGCGGCCCCGGCGGGCATCGACTGCGCACCCACCGCCACAGTGATCAGCGGGGCGCCGACCGGCAGTTCCTCGCCCTCCTCCCCGAAGCGGGCGGTGACCACTCCGCCGTACGGGCAGGGCACCTCCACCATCGCCTTGGCCGTCTCGACCTCGACGACCGGCTGGTCGATGGCGACGACATCGCCCACCGCCACCAGCCAGCGCACGATCTCGGCCTCGGTCAGACCCTCACCGAGGTCGGGCAGCTTGAATTCCATGACCTGCGGCATCAGTTCTCCCACTGCAGGCGGGCCACGGCGTCGAGGATCCGTTCGACACCGGGCAGGTGGTGCTTCTCCAGCATCGGCGGCGGGTAGGGGATGTCGAAGCCCGTCACCCGCAGCACCGGGGCCTCCAGGTGGTGGAAGCACCGCTCGGTGACCCGGGCGGCGATCTCCGCGCCCGGCCCGCCGAAGCCGCCGGCCTCGTGGACGACGACCGCGCGCCCGGTGCGGCGTACGGATGCCACGACCGTCTCCTCGTCGAAGGGGACCAGGGAGCGCAGGTCCACGACCTCCAGGTCCCAGCCCTCCTCCCGGGCCGCCTCGGCCGCCTCCAGGCAGACCGGCAGCGACGGGCCGTAGGTGATCAGGGTGGCGCTCGTACCCGTCCGGCGGACGAGGGCCTTGCCGATGCCCGGGACGGCCGCCGGCGCCTGCGGCGACCAGTCGGCCTTCGACCAGTACAGCCGCTTCGGCTCCAGGAAGACCACCGGGTCGTCGCTCGCGATCGACGCGCGCAGCAGCCCGTAGGCGTCCTCGACGGTCGCCGGGGTGACCACCGTCAGGCCGGGCGTCGCCACGTAGTACGCCTCGGAGGAGTCGCAGTGGTGCTCCACGCCGCCGATGCCGCCGCCGTACGGCACGCGGATGGTGATCGGCAGCGGCATGGCGCCGCGGGTGCGGTTGCGCATCTTCGCCACGTGCGAGATCAGCTGCTCGAAAGCCGGATAGGCGAAGGCGTCGAACTGCATCTCCACCACAGGCCGCAGCCCGTACATGGCCATGCCGACCGCCGTACCCAGGATCCCGGCCTCGGCGAGGGGGGTGTCCGTGCAGCGGTCCTCGCCGAACTCCTTGGCCAGGCCGTCCGTGATGCGGAAGACGCCGCCGAGTGTGCCGACGTCCTCGCCCATGACGTGGACCGTCGGGTCCTCGGCCATCGCGTCGCGCATCGCCCGCGTCAGGGCCTGCGCCATCGTCGCGGGCTTGGCCCCCGTCTTCGCGGACTTCGCCGCCACCGTCGTCACGCCT
This DNA window, taken from Streptomyces sp. TN58, encodes the following:
- a CDS encoding molybdopterin molybdotransferase MoeA, with the protein product MIPTNSAEQALDEALALVSRTPEGGGGGTHRAASWPQARDAAAQAGAGVRARTHDVPLGDAIGEVLAAALDALTDLPSFDTSAMDGWAVAGPGPWHVRPGDGILAGSGRPDPLADGEAVRIATGARIPADTTAVVRSEHCTEAGGQLFADRPVGTGQDIRPRGQECRSGDLLLPAGSLVTPAVLGLAAAAGYDRVTTRPRPRVEILVLGDELLTEGRPHDGLIRDALSPMLGPWLTRLGAEVTGTRTLGDDPDGAAALLEAVTTSTADVVVTTGGTASGPVDHVHPVLEKAGARLLVDGVAVRPGHPMLLARIGDRADGRHVVGLPGNPLAAVSGLLTLAEPLLRALAGRRPRPRYTAPVHGDVPGHPHDTRLVPVRLDDEHAVPLRYHGPAMLRGVAAADALAVVPPRGARSGQELEVLDLPWASGGCFT
- a CDS encoding potassium channel family protein, giving the protein MFHVKLPGHDAMARGADEKLVSRRIKLPKRIVEHPLRQVAKRLLMALFVLFLTVFIVWLDRDGYHDNANETVDLLDCFYYATVTLSTTGYGDIVPYSDSARLINILLITPLRVLFLIILVGTTLEVLTERTREEWRLKRWRKNLREHTVVVGFGTKGRSALLTLLATGLSREQVVVVDPSAKVIDMANAEGFTGVVGDATRSDVLLRAELQKARQVVIATQRDDTAVLVTLTARQLNRGAKIVAAVREEENAPLLRQSGADAVITSASAAGRLLGLSVLSPSAGTVMEDLIQQGSGLDLIERPVRKAEVGKSVRDTDDLVVNVLRGHRLLPYDDPHASPLQLTDRLITIVRAVPSTAARTILGPAE
- a CDS encoding NAD(P)H-quinone oxidoreductase; the protein is MHAITIEQPGGPEALVWADVPDPVPGEGEVLVEVAASAVNRADVLQRQGFYDPPPGASRLPGLECSGRIAAVGAGVSGWAVGDEVCALLAGGGYAQRVAVPAGQLLPVPPGVDLVTAAALPEVVTTVWSNVFMVAGLRPGETLLVHGGASGIGTMAIQLGKAVGATVAVTAGGPDKLARCKELGADVLVDYREQDFVAAVRDATGGAGADVILDIMGAKYLSRNVDALAVNGRLAVIGLQGGVKGELNLGALLAKRAAITATSLRARPLEEKAAIVAAVREHVWPLVAAGRVRPVVHAAFPMRDAAEAHRVMEAGTHVGKLLLTV
- a CDS encoding dihydrolipoamide acetyltransferase family protein; its protein translation is MPQVMEFKLPDLGEGLTEAEIVRWLVAVGDVVAIDQPVVEVETAKAMVEVPCPYGGVVTARFGEEGEELPVGAPLITVAVGAQSMPAGAAEAAEAAESEGSGEAPRPLIGYGSDHSRPARRRRVRPVTAAVSAPVAAPAPAAAAPAAAAAPAAPVVPAAPAVHAGPVPVISPLVRKLAKDHGVDLRALHGSGPEGLILRADVEAALAALREPAPAAAPAPAAVAVAAQGERIPLKGLRGAVAEKLSRSRREIPDATCWVDADATELMAARAAMNAVDGPKISVLALLARICTAALAKYPELNSTVDLAAKEIVRLPSVHLGFAAQTERGLVVPVVRDAQGRNPESLSAEFARLTELARAGKLAPADLTGGTFTLNNYGVFGVDGSTPIINHPEAAMLGVGRIIDKPWVHEGQLAVRKVVQLSLTFDHRVCDGGTAGGFLRYVADCVESPAVLLRTL
- a CDS encoding alpha-ketoacid dehydrogenase subunit beta, whose translation is MAQALTRAMRDAMAEDPTVHVMGEDVGTLGGVFRITDGLAKEFGEDRCTDTPLAEAGILGTAVGMAMYGLRPVVEMQFDAFAYPAFEQLISHVAKMRNRTRGAMPLPITIRVPYGGGIGGVEHHCDSSEAYYVATPGLTVVTPATVEDAYGLLRASIASDDPVVFLEPKRLYWSKADWSPQAPAAVPGIGKALVRRTGTSATLITYGPSLPVCLEAAEAAREEGWDLEVVDLRSLVPFDEETVVASVRRTGRAVVVHEAGGFGGPGAEIAARVTERCFHHLEAPVLRVTGFDIPYPPPMLEKHHLPGVERILDAVARLQWEN